A stretch of Planococcus citri chromosome 5, ihPlaCitr1.1, whole genome shotgun sequence DNA encodes these proteins:
- the LOC135846696 gene encoding medium-chain acyl-CoA ligase ACSF2, mitochondrial-like isoform X1, with protein MLLKFLTHLKVPTCLNRCPVYKHESMKEQKKSYYRGDFSEPLKLVTIGQTIEQAAHEHANEMAILIHGGQKLTYAQVLEKIDTLAAAFMNLGLKRGDHVAIWGFNTIEWYLSFLAAFRAGIVVVNLNPLFEAPEVLACLNIGDVKAILMDEQNNDRNFYDILKNAIPDIQEHDCNTHIITKHAPLLKTVVMFSETAYKGVFRWKDLFTTVTKEQIKNIRNTQQEIDPFDICNIQFTSGTTSKPKGVSLRHHSIVNNARSIGNRLELFKKKARILCQVPFFHSLGMLAGVFASIITGSTIVVPSVKFSPNKSIDSIITDKCTVVHGTPTMYIDLIRVVKNRAQSDPKVYEKISSVERFFSAGALILPDTIMQLKTLFKNSKFSCGYGMTEATGGIFISLPDDSEEVLHTTVGHTLDHIEVKVVDDNSQLVPFGQPGEMCFRGYMLMKEYYKEPEKTKAVLSEDGWFHSGDRLALMENGYAQIVGRIKDIIIRGGENIAPSEIEKVIMNHQDVVDVQVYGVSDARLGEKVAASIIKTKNSNLSEYDVKQYCEGKITSYKIPEYVFFCEKYPKTASGKIQKVKLREITEKELQNRNKY; from the exons atgttattgaaatttttgactcaCTTGAAGGTTCCAACATGTTTAAACCGCTGTCCTGT ATACAAACACGAATCCATGAAAGAACAAAAGAAAAGTTACTACAGAGGTGATTTTTCCGAACCTCTGAAATTGGTGACAATTGGCCAAACCATCGAACAAGCTGCCCATGAACATGCCAATGAGATGGCCATACTAATACACGGAGGACAAAAATTAACCTATGCACAAGTCTTGGAAAAG ATTGACACTTTGGCCGCAGCCTTCATGAATTTGGGCTTGAAGCGAGGCGACCATGTGGCCATTTGGGGATTCAATACTATCGAGTGGTATTTATCTTTTTTGGCTGCGTTTAGAGCTGGCATTGTTGTG GTGAATTTGAATCCACTATTTGAAGCTCCGGAGGTTTTAGCTTGTTTAAATATAGGTGATGTGAAAGCTATACTCATGGATGAACAGAATAATGATCGTAATTTCtacgatattttgaaaaacgccATACCAGACATTCAAGAACACGATTGTAATACCCATATTATCACCAAACATGCTCCGTTACTCAAAACTGTGGTGATGTTCAGTGAAACAGCCTATAA aggTGTCTTCAGATGGAAAGATTTATTCACCACAGTGACCAAAgagcaaataaaaaatatcagaaatacTCAACAGGAAATCGACCCTTTTGATATTTGCAATATTCAGTTCACTTCG GGAACCACAAGTAAACCAAAGGGGGTTTCACTAAGGCATCACAGTATTGTAAATAATGCCAGGTCTATAGGAAACCGCTTAGAACtgttcaaaaaa aaagcACGAATTTTATGCCAAGTTCCATTTTTTCACTCATTAGGAATGCTTGCTGGAGTTTTTGCATCCATTATAACAGGATCTACAATTGTTGTTCCAAGTGTCAAATTTAGCCCGAATAAATCTATAGACTCAATAATTACAGACAA ATGCACTGTGGTTCATGGTACTCCAACAATGTACATTGATCTTATCAGGGTAGTGAAAAATAGAGCTCAGAGTGATCCCAAAGTATACGAAAAAATATCCTCAGTTGAGCGATTCTTCAGTGCAGGAGCATTAATTTTGCCAGACACAATCATGCAAttgaaaacattattcaaaaactctaaattttcg TGTGGTTATGGTATGACAGAAGCTACTGGGGGTATATTTATATCATTACCAGATGATTCTGAGGAAGTTCTTCACACTACTGTTGGCCATACTTTGGATCACATAGAa GTCAAAGTTGTTGATGATAACAGTCAATTAGTACCGTTTGGCCAGCCAGGAGAAATGTGCTTCAGAGGTTACATGTTGATGAAGGAGTACTACAAAGAACCAGAAAAAACAAAGGCAGTATTATCAGAAGATGGGTGGTTTCACAGtgg AGATAGGCTTGCTTTGATGGAAAATGGATATGCTCAAATTGTTGGTCGTATCAAAGATATAATCATCAGAGGAGGAGAAAATATCGCACCCAGTGAAATAGAAAAAGTTATAATGAACCATCAAGATGTTGTTGATGTCCAA gtttatgGAGTAAGTGATGCTAGATTGGGTGAGAAAGTAGCAGCATCtataattaaaacaaaaaattcaaatttgagtgaATATGATGTGAAACAATACTGTGAAGGGAAG ATTACATCGTATAAAATTCCagaatacgtatttttttgtgaaaaatatccgAAAACTGCTTCTGGGAAAATACAAAAGGTCAAACTGAGAGAAATTACTGAAAAAGAGCTTCAGAAcagaaataaatattaa
- the LOC135846697 gene encoding uncharacterized protein LOC135846697 — MIRRVIVSYFVTIILFCGISAKHNDYVRSENERFSNDFDYAESAFFRKKWISELFFEAQTKFEMDPTENTACKNDFDLFKLHLRNHSAWAVRMMESSEWPLAGIFSGKVDHLGNYDQCLAISSYSIKGRYCLAKVAFNYSDTAQSEALEELDQRISAWNALSMYEKNPGRVNRKRLTFALCVPSSCTPTDLNASLNNQLYPIFKNNGLYVTIDVDPIFCKTQDNIVYSSGFYIAKWSFLAYITFVICTTLYDYVTSNGAETDCDDKQKWRFFEEVTNIFSFSKNFTKLKQYDAKELVGPHFLKIMNVMFTIYGHRFFYTLIFPSSNAVVKEQFYTGFDLLLTHMNIVVDAFFFVSGYLTFHCELQSMKRDGKFSLITNILLRWMRMAPVFGVLILFIIYIFPYTGDGPLWNYQILNEVNKCKETWWASLFAISNIVRPDQLCIIPSWYISVDIQLAVIGGILLYIWSRSTKIGIFSVGLTFVVSIIMTFIVAFKNHSYGLMRIYLNMMKDDCRTNPEFTDLYIATFARCAPYLIGFFTAYVVQSLNKKKFKFTK, encoded by the exons atgataCGTAGAGTGATCGTAAGCTACTTCGTGACGATCATTTTGTTTTGTGGAATTTCCGCTAAACATAATGATTATGTAAGAAGTGAAAACGAAAGGTTTTCAAATGATTTCGATTACGCCGAATCagccttttttcgaaaaaagtggaTTTCGGAGTTATTCTTCGAGGCACAGACAAAGTTTGAAATGGATCCTACGGAAAATACTGCTTGTAAAAATGATTTCGATTTGTTCAAGTTGCATCTTAGAAATCATTCTGCGTGGGCAGTCAGaa tgatggAATCATCAGAATGGCCATTAGCTGGGATTTTCTCTGGAAAGGTCGATCATCTCGGAAATTATGACCAGTGTTTGGCCATTTCGTCGTACAGCATCAAGGGACGATACTGTTTGGCAAAAGTAGCATTCAACTATTCGGATACTGCGCAAAGTGAAGCACTCGAAGAACTTGACCAAAGAATTTCAGCTTGGAATGCTTTGTCTATG tatgaaaaaaatccaggtCGAGTGAATAGAAAAAGACTGACATTCGCTTTGTGCGTACCATCGTCTTGCACGCCAACCGATTTAAATGCTTCTCTGAATAACCAGTTGTATCCGATATTCAAAAATAACGGACTCTATGTGACGATTGATGTGGATCCTATATTTTGCAAAACGCAGGACAATATTGTTTATTCATCAGGATTTTATATTGCCAA ATGGTCGTTTTTAGCGTATATTACATTTGTGATTTGTACGACTTTATACGATTATGTAACTTCTAATGGTGCTGAAACGGATTGTGATG ATAAACAGAAATGGCGTTTCTTTGAAGAGGTAACCAACATTTTCTccttcagcaaaaatttcacaaagttGAAGCAATATGATGCTAAAGAACTTGTAGGAccgcattttttgaaaattatgaatgtCATGTTTACTATTTATGGTCATCGATTTTTTTACACTCTCATTTTTCCTTCATCCAATGCTGTTGTGAAAGAACAA ttttatactGGGTTTGATTTACTCCTAACACACATGAACATCGTTGTAGACGCATTTTTCTTCGTTAGTGGTTATTTGACGTTTCATTGTGAACTTCAATCTATGAAGAGAGATGGGAAATTCTCCTTAATTACTAATATCCTACTCAGGTGGATGAG AATGGCTCCAGTATTTGGCGTTTTGATATTATTCATCATATACATATTTCCATACACTGGGGATGGTCCACTTTGGAATTATCAAATCCTGAATGAAGTCAACAAATGCAAGGAGACCTGGTGGGCCAGTTTATTTGCCATCAGCAACATTGTCAGACCTGATCAACTG TGCATAATCCCAAGTTGGTACATATCAGTGGATATTCAGTTGGCTGTCATTGGAGGAATCTTATTGTACATTTGGTCAAGGAgtacaaaaattggcattttctcAGTAGGATTGACGTTCGTCGTTTCCATTATCATGACATTTATTGTTGCGTTTAAGAACCATTCATATGGACTGATGAGAATATACTTGAA tatgATGAAAGATGATTGTAGGACCAACCCAGAGTTCACTGATTTGTACATTGCAACATTTGCCAGATGTGCTCCTTATTTAATTGGATTTTTCACCGCTTATGTAGTTCAATCATTgaataaaaagaaattcaaatttaccaaA TGA
- the LOC135846696 gene encoding medium-chain acyl-CoA ligase ACSF2, mitochondrial-like isoform X2, translating to MKEQKKSYYRGDFSEPLKLVTIGQTIEQAAHEHANEMAILIHGGQKLTYAQVLEKIDTLAAAFMNLGLKRGDHVAIWGFNTIEWYLSFLAAFRAGIVVVNLNPLFEAPEVLACLNIGDVKAILMDEQNNDRNFYDILKNAIPDIQEHDCNTHIITKHAPLLKTVVMFSETAYKGVFRWKDLFTTVTKEQIKNIRNTQQEIDPFDICNIQFTSGTTSKPKGVSLRHHSIVNNARSIGNRLELFKKKARILCQVPFFHSLGMLAGVFASIITGSTIVVPSVKFSPNKSIDSIITDKCTVVHGTPTMYIDLIRVVKNRAQSDPKVYEKISSVERFFSAGALILPDTIMQLKTLFKNSKFSCGYGMTEATGGIFISLPDDSEEVLHTTVGHTLDHIEVKVVDDNSQLVPFGQPGEMCFRGYMLMKEYYKEPEKTKAVLSEDGWFHSGDRLALMENGYAQIVGRIKDIIIRGGENIAPSEIEKVIMNHQDVVDVQVYGVSDARLGEKVAASIIKTKNSNLSEYDVKQYCEGKITSYKIPEYVFFCEKYPKTASGKIQKVKLREITEKELQNRNKY from the exons ATGAAAGAACAAAAGAAAAGTTACTACAGAGGTGATTTTTCCGAACCTCTGAAATTGGTGACAATTGGCCAAACCATCGAACAAGCTGCCCATGAACATGCCAATGAGATGGCCATACTAATACACGGAGGACAAAAATTAACCTATGCACAAGTCTTGGAAAAG ATTGACACTTTGGCCGCAGCCTTCATGAATTTGGGCTTGAAGCGAGGCGACCATGTGGCCATTTGGGGATTCAATACTATCGAGTGGTATTTATCTTTTTTGGCTGCGTTTAGAGCTGGCATTGTTGTG GTGAATTTGAATCCACTATTTGAAGCTCCGGAGGTTTTAGCTTGTTTAAATATAGGTGATGTGAAAGCTATACTCATGGATGAACAGAATAATGATCGTAATTTCtacgatattttgaaaaacgccATACCAGACATTCAAGAACACGATTGTAATACCCATATTATCACCAAACATGCTCCGTTACTCAAAACTGTGGTGATGTTCAGTGAAACAGCCTATAA aggTGTCTTCAGATGGAAAGATTTATTCACCACAGTGACCAAAgagcaaataaaaaatatcagaaatacTCAACAGGAAATCGACCCTTTTGATATTTGCAATATTCAGTTCACTTCG GGAACCACAAGTAAACCAAAGGGGGTTTCACTAAGGCATCACAGTATTGTAAATAATGCCAGGTCTATAGGAAACCGCTTAGAACtgttcaaaaaa aaagcACGAATTTTATGCCAAGTTCCATTTTTTCACTCATTAGGAATGCTTGCTGGAGTTTTTGCATCCATTATAACAGGATCTACAATTGTTGTTCCAAGTGTCAAATTTAGCCCGAATAAATCTATAGACTCAATAATTACAGACAA ATGCACTGTGGTTCATGGTACTCCAACAATGTACATTGATCTTATCAGGGTAGTGAAAAATAGAGCTCAGAGTGATCCCAAAGTATACGAAAAAATATCCTCAGTTGAGCGATTCTTCAGTGCAGGAGCATTAATTTTGCCAGACACAATCATGCAAttgaaaacattattcaaaaactctaaattttcg TGTGGTTATGGTATGACAGAAGCTACTGGGGGTATATTTATATCATTACCAGATGATTCTGAGGAAGTTCTTCACACTACTGTTGGCCATACTTTGGATCACATAGAa GTCAAAGTTGTTGATGATAACAGTCAATTAGTACCGTTTGGCCAGCCAGGAGAAATGTGCTTCAGAGGTTACATGTTGATGAAGGAGTACTACAAAGAACCAGAAAAAACAAAGGCAGTATTATCAGAAGATGGGTGGTTTCACAGtgg AGATAGGCTTGCTTTGATGGAAAATGGATATGCTCAAATTGTTGGTCGTATCAAAGATATAATCATCAGAGGAGGAGAAAATATCGCACCCAGTGAAATAGAAAAAGTTATAATGAACCATCAAGATGTTGTTGATGTCCAA gtttatgGAGTAAGTGATGCTAGATTGGGTGAGAAAGTAGCAGCATCtataattaaaacaaaaaattcaaatttgagtgaATATGATGTGAAACAATACTGTGAAGGGAAG ATTACATCGTATAAAATTCCagaatacgtatttttttgtgaaaaatatccgAAAACTGCTTCTGGGAAAATACAAAAGGTCAAACTGAGAGAAATTACTGAAAAAGAGCTTCAGAAcagaaataaatattaa